The Desulfovibrio porci genome includes a window with the following:
- a CDS encoding glycyl radical protein, whose product MSLTQEARLERIGRLKSQFFSHLPGVCIEGALSKTRIFRETESEPMIIRRARAFKEHCAAKTITIQPDELIVGNAGAVARSIHVNPELSNNWFYDELDSMSTRPQDPYQISEEQKKLYREEVYPYWKGKTLRDFWNARAPEDVRELVAVGGVCDNDVKIECVPGDMVPALPQLILPLGFDGIKRRAAEKLAGLDFNDIENLARRDFWRSVIICCEGFSILCERHAREARAQMAGAGPERRADLERVAAVCAHLAHNPPENLHQALQMVYFVFVGLFIEGNAGGYSPGLLDQYLLPFYEKDKAGGLGDEEALELIECLWVKMGEQIWYWNEPAAKHYSGFCAFQNIALGGLDTYGRDAVNPLTYLMLQATIDVQMVQPSLSVRISRKNPEEFFLKVAELVQTGSGFPAVFSDDVGYKMLLKKGIPPHLARDWAPIGCVEAQLAGRHYQWSSAGHYNLGSAVEFTLTNGVHLKSGKRLGLETGDAAEFKTYEEFRSALHAQLRHLLRQFSISQNVLEELHYRHLPNPVASMFTLGCLESGRDLTHGGAEFNTGPGMNGNGVGDFVDSVAAVKKIVFEEKRVSMPELVAAVKADFRGYEPVRRILEEDAPKWGNNDDEADAVMIDMCNVIINEIDSYRGKLGNHKLPALYPVSSNVPQGMAVAALPSGRRAGRPLADGCSPSQGRDRLGPTAILQSLGKLPHESIDGGTLLNIKLTPQVLAGPEGRARLSAFLKTFLDLDIFHVQFNVVSHEVLRCAQARPEDYKSLLVRVAGYSAYFVELSSEIQEDILSRTAHEL is encoded by the coding sequence ATGTCACTGACACAGGAAGCCCGTTTGGAACGTATCGGGCGGCTCAAGAGCCAGTTCTTCTCTCATCTGCCCGGCGTCTGCATTGAAGGCGCTCTGTCCAAGACGCGGATTTTCAGGGAAACGGAAAGCGAACCCATGATCATCCGCCGGGCCAGGGCCTTCAAGGAGCACTGCGCCGCCAAAACCATCACCATCCAGCCGGACGAACTCATCGTGGGCAATGCCGGGGCCGTGGCGCGGAGCATCCACGTCAACCCCGAACTGTCCAACAACTGGTTTTACGACGAACTGGACAGCATGAGCACCCGGCCTCAGGACCCCTACCAGATCAGCGAAGAGCAGAAAAAGCTCTACCGGGAGGAGGTCTACCCCTACTGGAAGGGCAAGACCCTGCGGGACTTCTGGAACGCCAGGGCTCCGGAGGACGTGCGCGAGCTGGTGGCCGTGGGCGGCGTGTGCGACAACGACGTCAAGATCGAATGCGTGCCCGGCGACATGGTTCCCGCCCTGCCGCAACTGATCCTGCCCCTGGGCTTTGACGGCATCAAGCGCCGGGCCGCGGAAAAACTGGCCGGGCTGGACTTCAACGACATCGAGAATCTCGCCCGGAGGGATTTCTGGCGTTCGGTCATCATCTGCTGCGAGGGTTTTTCGATCCTTTGCGAGCGTCACGCCCGGGAAGCCAGGGCGCAAATGGCCGGGGCCGGGCCGGAGCGCCGCGCGGATCTGGAGCGCGTCGCGGCGGTCTGCGCGCATCTGGCGCACAATCCGCCGGAAAACCTGCACCAGGCCCTGCAAATGGTCTATTTCGTCTTTGTCGGCCTGTTCATTGAGGGCAACGCGGGCGGTTATTCCCCCGGCCTGCTGGACCAATATCTGCTGCCCTTCTATGAAAAGGACAAGGCCGGGGGCCTTGGCGACGAGGAAGCCCTGGAGCTCATCGAATGCCTGTGGGTCAAGATGGGCGAGCAGATCTGGTACTGGAACGAGCCCGCGGCCAAACACTATTCCGGTTTCTGCGCCTTCCAGAACATCGCCCTGGGCGGTCTGGACACCTACGGCCGGGACGCGGTCAATCCCCTGACCTATCTCATGCTCCAGGCGACCATCGACGTGCAGATGGTGCAGCCCTCCCTGTCCGTGCGCATCAGCAGGAAGAATCCGGAAGAATTCTTCCTGAAGGTGGCCGAGCTGGTGCAGACCGGTTCCGGCTTCCCGGCGGTGTTCAGCGACGACGTGGGCTACAAGATGCTGCTCAAGAAGGGCATTCCCCCGCATCTGGCGCGGGACTGGGCGCCCATCGGCTGCGTGGAGGCCCAGCTGGCCGGGCGGCATTACCAGTGGAGTTCGGCGGGGCATTACAATCTGGGCAGCGCCGTGGAATTCACCCTGACCAACGGCGTGCACCTGAAAAGCGGCAAGCGCCTCGGCCTGGAAACGGGCGACGCCGCGGAATTCAAAACCTACGAGGAGTTCAGAAGCGCGCTGCACGCCCAGTTGCGGCATCTGCTGCGCCAGTTCTCCATTTCGCAGAACGTGCTTGAGGAGCTGCACTACCGGCACCTGCCCAATCCCGTGGCCTCCATGTTCACCCTGGGCTGCCTGGAAAGCGGGCGCGACCTCACCCACGGCGGCGCGGAATTCAACACCGGGCCGGGCATGAACGGCAACGGCGTGGGGGATTTCGTGGACTCCGTGGCCGCGGTGAAAAAGATCGTCTTTGAGGAAAAGCGGGTCTCCATGCCCGAGCTGGTGGCGGCCGTCAAGGCCGACTTCCGGGGCTATGAGCCTGTCCGGCGCATCCTGGAGGAGGACGCGCCCAAGTGGGGCAATAACGACGACGAGGCCGACGCGGTGATGATCGACATGTGCAATGTCATCATCAACGAGATCGACAGCTACCGGGGCAAGCTGGGCAACCACAAGCTGCCCGCCCTGTATCCGGTGTCCTCCAACGTGCCCCAGGGCATGGCCGTGGCCGCGCTGCCGTCCGGGCGCAGGGCCGGGCGGCCCCTGGCCGACGGTTGCTCTCCCTCCCAGGGCCGGGACCGTCTGGGGCCCACGGCCATTCTACAGTCTCTGGGCAAGCTGCCGCACGAAAGCATTGACGGCGGCACGCTGCTGAACATCAAGCTCACGCCGCAGGTGCTGGCCGGTCCCGAAGGCCGGGCGCGTCTGTCCGCGTTTTTGAAAACCTTCCTTGATCTGGATATCTTCCACGTGCAGTTCAACGTGGTCAGCCATGAGGTGCTGCGCTGCGCCCAGGCCCGGCCCGAGGACTACAAGAGCCTGCTGGTGCGCGTGGCCGGGTACAGCGCCTATTTTGTGGAGTTGAGCAGCGAGATTCAGGAGGATATTCTGAGCCGCACCGCTCACGAACTGTAG
- a CDS encoding glycyl-radical enzyme activating protein — MKALIENIQHYSLHDGPGIRTTVFFKGCPLRCRWCSNPTTQNMGRELLQKPNECLGCGLCATLCPRDAIKAECGPPRVDRARCDACGLCAASCRGKALLMAGQEYSLDEVFGRIRKDMLFYRNSGGGVTLSGGEVLAQHAFAVELCGRCAALGIHTAIETSGFAPYEHFRALALVADVIFYDIKHLDPARHKELTGQDNALILANLERFLAETDKSVHIRLPLVPGLNDDAAHLEAYGAYLAGLPGVPERADLEVLPYHRLGKDKYAMLGREYGLGDTPPMPRAEAEAAVRLLRGRAGDLKVFCAA, encoded by the coding sequence ATGAAAGCCCTGATCGAAAATATTCAGCACTACAGCCTGCATGACGGGCCGGGCATCCGCACCACGGTCTTTTTCAAGGGCTGCCCCCTGCGCTGCCGCTGGTGCTCCAATCCCACCACCCAGAACATGGGCCGGGAGCTGCTGCAAAAGCCGAACGAGTGTCTGGGCTGCGGCCTGTGCGCCACGCTCTGCCCGCGCGACGCCATCAAGGCGGAGTGCGGCCCGCCGCGTGTCGACCGGGCCCGCTGCGACGCCTGCGGCCTGTGCGCCGCGTCCTGCCGGGGCAAGGCCCTGCTCATGGCCGGACAGGAATACAGTCTGGACGAGGTGTTCGGCCGGATCAGGAAGGATATGCTTTTTTACCGCAATTCCGGCGGCGGGGTCACCCTGTCCGGCGGGGAAGTGCTGGCGCAGCACGCCTTTGCCGTGGAGCTGTGCGGCCGTTGCGCCGCCCTGGGCATCCATACGGCCATCGAGACTTCGGGCTTCGCGCCCTATGAACATTTCAGGGCGCTGGCCCTGGTTGCGGACGTGATTTTTTACGACATCAAGCATCTGGACCCGGCGCGGCACAAGGAGCTCACCGGGCAGGACAACGCTCTGATCCTGGCCAACCTGGAGCGTTTTCTGGCGGAAACGGACAAGTCCGTGCACATCCGCCTGCCCCTGGTGCCGGGCCTGAACGACGATGCCGCGCATCTCGAAGCTTACGGCGCGTATCTCGCGGGTCTGCCCGGCGTCCCGGAACGGGCCGACCTGGAGGTGCTGCCCTATCACCGCCTGGGCAAGGACAAATACGCCATGCTCGGCCGGGAATACGGGCTCGGGGACACGCCTCCCATGCCCCGCGCGGAGGCCGAGGCGGCCGTGCGGCTGCTGCGGGGCCGAGCCGGAGATCTGAAGGTTTTTTGCGCCGCGTGA
- a CDS encoding SDR family NAD(P)-dependent oxidoreductase: MKETPVAVVTGGSRGIGRAVARELAGWGYRLVLVARSRENLEAARAELAKECGLAGVDQPDIEAADLADAGAVREAAAAVTARHGRVDLLFNGAGISVPGSFELDEPVFSRLLAVNLRAPFLLMREIVPLMLRQGRGRIINVASRNGKVAVAGLGGYSASKFGLMGLGEAAYRELAAKGVSVTTICPGWVNTDMAAGEGASLPPEAMIQPEDIARTVRWLLSLGPSVRVMDVLLECAGDVERRASVELAKLYALRDRHREEFDNLVL; this comes from the coding sequence ATGAAAGAAACTCCTGTGGCCGTGGTGACCGGGGGAAGCCGGGGAATAGGCAGGGCCGTGGCCCGCGAACTGGCGGGCTGGGGATATCGTCTGGTGCTTGTGGCGCGCAGCCGGGAAAACCTGGAGGCCGCCCGCGCGGAACTGGCAAAGGAGTGCGGCCTGGCCGGAGTGGACCAGCCGGATATTGAAGCCGCGGACCTGGCCGACGCCGGGGCCGTGCGCGAGGCGGCGGCGGCCGTCACGGCCAGGCACGGGCGCGTGGACCTGCTCTTCAACGGCGCGGGCATCAGCGTTCCCGGCAGTTTTGAACTGGATGAGCCGGTTTTCAGCCGCCTTCTGGCGGTCAATCTGCGCGCGCCCTTTCTGCTCATGCGCGAGATCGTTCCCCTGATGCTCAGGCAGGGCCGGGGGCGGATCATCAATGTGGCTTCGCGCAACGGCAAGGTGGCCGTGGCCGGGCTGGGGGGCTATTCGGCCTCCAAATTCGGGCTGATGGGCCTCGGCGAGGCGGCCTACCGGGAACTGGCGGCCAAAGGCGTCAGCGTGACCACCATCTGCCCCGGCTGGGTCAATACGGATATGGCGGCGGGCGAGGGAGCCTCCCTGCCGCCGGAAGCCATGATCCAGCCCGAGGACATCGCCCGCACCGTGCGCTGGCTGTTGTCCCTGGGGCCGTCCGTGCGGGTCATGGACGTGCTGTTGGAGTGCGCCGGGGACGTGGAGCGGCGGGCCAGCGTGGAGCTGGCCAAGCTGTACGCCCTGCGGGACCGGCACCGGGAAGAGTTCGACAACCTTGTTCTGTAG
- a CDS encoding cupin domain-containing protein yields the protein MKTIILFDQTAPAGHARGPAPNPVAGDPHTNVWRCFTRPDGSLTAGLWDCSGGSFAIPSHPTDEMCSILEGEALIEHADGTRITVRAGDSFLIPHGTQTIWHVAKYVKKAFVCAAPGRQ from the coding sequence GTGAAAACCATCATTCTTTTCGATCAGACCGCGCCGGCCGGGCATGCGCGGGGGCCTGCCCCCAATCCTGTGGCAGGGGATCCCCATACCAACGTCTGGCGTTGCTTCACGCGGCCCGACGGCTCGCTGACGGCGGGCCTCTGGGATTGTTCCGGCGGCAGCTTCGCCATTCCCTCGCACCCCACGGACGAGATGTGCAGCATTCTGGAGGGCGAAGCGCTTATCGAGCATGCCGACGGCACGCGGATCACGGTGCGCGCCGGGGACAGCTTTCTCATTCCCCACGGCACGCAAACCATCTGGCACGTGGCGAAGTACGTCAAAAAGGCTTTTGTCTGCGCCGCGCCCGGCCGGCAGTGA
- a CDS encoding IclR family transcriptional regulator, translated as MAQNSNAFVQTFEKGLQILEYLVEEKTVSVTGVAKRMGIQKSASYRFLNTLRLHGYADKDQHNSYRLTDRLSKLGRGVVPKREFYNIVAQFLDNLAKKNKENNGICNLGMWNGKEIVYMVQSANDKYMLLTVGRTVPAYCSALGKAVLAYLPEEALENYIQRTEFAAFTESTVNSAERLRAELRSVREKGYALMDDELYPGLKGLAMPVICGDAPVRYAVSVTQTIYGPADQLVQRMLKPLQETVQDIVAAMEIYNFGQ; from the coding sequence ATGGCCCAGAACAGCAACGCTTTTGTCCAGACATTTGAGAAAGGCCTGCAGATACTTGAATATCTTGTGGAGGAAAAAACCGTTTCCGTGACCGGCGTGGCCAAACGCATGGGCATCCAGAAAAGCGCCAGCTACCGCTTTCTGAACACGCTGCGGCTTCACGGCTATGCGGACAAGGACCAGCACAACAGCTACCGCCTCACGGACCGCTTGAGCAAACTGGGCAGGGGCGTGGTGCCCAAGCGGGAGTTTTACAATATCGTCGCGCAGTTCCTGGACAACCTGGCCAAGAAAAACAAAGAGAACAACGGCATCTGCAACCTGGGCATGTGGAACGGCAAGGAAATCGTCTACATGGTGCAGAGCGCCAACGACAAATACATGCTCCTGACCGTGGGGCGCACGGTTCCGGCCTACTGCTCCGCCCTGGGCAAGGCCGTGCTGGCCTATCTGCCCGAGGAAGCCCTGGAGAATTACATCCAGCGCACCGAATTCGCCGCGTTTACGGAAAGCACGGTGAACAGCGCCGAACGGCTGCGCGCGGAACTCCGGTCCGTGCGCGAAAAAGGCTATGCGCTCATGGACGACGAGCTCTATCCCGGCCTCAAGGGCCTGGCCATGCCGGTCATCTGCGGCGACGCGCCGGTCAGGTACGCGGTCAGCGTCACCCAGACCATCTACGGTCCGGCGGATCAGTTGGTGCAGCGGATGCTCAAGCCCCTGCAGGAAACCGTGCAGGACATCGTGGCCGCCATGGAAATTTACAACTTCGGCCAGTGA
- a CDS encoding glycosyltransferase family protein: MDKTLMILGLGGVGTHAAHLAGRLPGVRVVVGDIRADHARQVANSLIAESYFLQEYKRFPDVAGFGVDMLDTAAIAEALEHYRPDVIFNATTLLSWWHLHRLPHDLARRIYYGAPEGSGLRPWAPGHGVLLYNLMKAVRAVLPGAHVVNVSGPDYLHEILGKVGLAPTLGVGNVSLFEPMLKTIVAGKRGTRPEAVDVTLVGHHCMCMQIFQEGALAPGIPYYLKVEENGRDITAELDVDKDLWAEVPARMPLLSEVNQQCVAASALQVIKAMLYDAGALLHAPGPEGLPAGCPVWVDASGARAVPPPGLGRERMLEIMYGANRCEGFEPTGPDGAARATEHCIRVVEEVFGMDWRYKEFRPDSMFEAFREITDAFTALLERKGIATR, translated from the coding sequence ATGGACAAGACGCTGATGATCCTGGGTCTGGGCGGGGTCGGCACGCATGCCGCGCATCTGGCGGGCAGGCTGCCGGGCGTGCGGGTGGTGGTGGGGGATATCCGCGCGGACCACGCCCGGCAGGTGGCCAACAGCCTGATTGCCGAGAGCTATTTTTTGCAGGAATACAAACGCTTCCCGGACGTGGCGGGTTTCGGCGTGGACATGCTGGACACGGCGGCCATTGCCGAGGCGCTGGAGCACTACCGGCCGGATGTGATTTTCAACGCCACCACCTTGCTTTCCTGGTGGCATCTGCACCGGCTGCCGCATGACCTGGCGCGGCGGATTTATTACGGCGCGCCGGAAGGCTCCGGCCTGCGGCCCTGGGCGCCGGGGCACGGCGTGCTGCTCTATAATCTGATGAAGGCGGTCAGGGCGGTTTTGCCCGGCGCGCATGTGGTCAACGTGTCCGGCCCGGACTATTTGCACGAGATTCTGGGCAAGGTGGGCCTGGCCCCCACGCTGGGCGTGGGCAACGTCTCTCTTTTCGAACCCATGCTCAAGACCATTGTGGCCGGGAAACGCGGCACGCGGCCGGAAGCCGTTGACGTCACCCTGGTGGGGCACCACTGCATGTGCATGCAGATTTTCCAGGAAGGCGCGCTGGCTCCGGGCATTCCCTACTATCTGAAGGTGGAGGAAAACGGGCGGGACATCACCGCCGAACTGGATGTGGACAAAGATCTCTGGGCCGAAGTGCCCGCGCGCATGCCCCTGCTTTCCGAAGTCAATCAGCAGTGCGTGGCGGCTTCGGCCCTGCAGGTGATCAAGGCCATGCTGTACGACGCGGGCGCGCTGCTGCACGCGCCGGGTCCCGAGGGCCTTCCGGCGGGCTGCCCCGTGTGGGTGGACGCCTCGGGCGCGCGGGCCGTGCCCCCGCCCGGACTGGGCCGGGAGCGCATGCTGGAAATCATGTACGGAGCCAACCGTTGCGAGGGTTTCGAGCCCACAGGGCCGGACGGCGCGGCCAGAGCCACGGAACACTGCATCCGGGTGGTGGAGGAAGTTTTCGGCATGGACTGGCGGTATAAGGAATTCCGGCCCGACAGCATGTTCGAGGCATTCAGGGAGATCACGGACGCCTTCACGGCCCTGCTGGAACGCAAGGGCATCGCGACGCGCTGA
- a CDS encoding TRAP transporter large permease, with product MDSFVYFALLTIVILFLLGTPLCVTFSIGSIAIMIHVMDFPVGNISQIFFTTISGYPMLAMPFFIFAGNLILSSGGMGHLRDCINRLVGHLPGGMAVAICIFAAFLGSISGSATACLAIIGTIFVPMMAASGYPRAFASGLAVTSAGLGAVIPPSVFMIIFGASNRISIADLFAAGVGPGLLAAALMCLLTVYLSIRRGYSGGAKASLALRLEAFRKAFPILLMPLIVLGGIYSGVFSPTQAAAVACVYSLALGVLIYKGITWKVFMDALVETVRLSSMIYFLVIGGELFGRVLGYVGLPQMISQWVIDLQLGPTAFLFAVQAMLLVMGFFFSSFPMVVIVLPLFLPSVTALGIDPSLYGALAVFCAIIGEVTPPMGPQLWIAAPICKEKIGNIMREAWAFLGVQVLALILVTLFPQISLFLVHFVR from the coding sequence ATGGATTCTTTCGTCTACTTCGCCCTGCTGACCATTGTCATTCTTTTCCTCTTGGGAACTCCGCTGTGCGTGACGTTCAGCATCGGTTCCATAGCCATCATGATCCACGTCATGGATTTTCCGGTGGGCAATATTTCCCAGATTTTCTTCACCACCATCAGCGGCTACCCCATGCTGGCCATGCCCTTTTTCATTTTCGCGGGCAATCTGATTCTTTCCAGCGGCGGCATGGGACACTTGCGGGACTGCATCAACCGGCTGGTGGGCCACCTGCCCGGCGGCATGGCCGTGGCCATCTGCATTTTCGCCGCTTTTCTGGGGTCCATCTCCGGCTCGGCCACAGCCTGTCTGGCCATCATCGGCACCATTTTCGTGCCCATGATGGCGGCCTCGGGCTATCCGCGGGCCTTCGCCTCGGGCCTGGCCGTGACCTCCGCCGGGCTGGGGGCCGTGATCCCGCCCAGCGTGTTCATGATCATCTTCGGGGCCAGCAACCGCATTTCCATCGCCGATCTGTTCGCGGCCGGGGTCGGGCCCGGCCTGCTGGCCGCCGCCCTGATGTGCCTGCTCACCGTCTATCTGTCCATCAGGCGGGGCTACAGCGGCGGCGCAAAGGCCAGTCTGGCGTTGCGCCTGGAGGCCTTCCGCAAGGCCTTTCCCATCCTGCTCATGCCGCTCATCGTGCTCGGGGGCATCTACTCCGGCGTGTTCAGCCCCACCCAGGCGGCGGCCGTGGCCTGCGTCTATTCGCTGGCCCTGGGCGTGCTCATCTACAAGGGCATCACCTGGAAGGTCTTCATGGACGCCCTGGTGGAAACCGTGCGCCTGAGCAGCATGATCTACTTTCTGGTCATCGGCGGCGAGCTTTTCGGCCGGGTGCTCGGCTATGTGGGGCTGCCGCAGATGATCAGCCAGTGGGTCATCGACCTGCAGCTCGGGCCCACCGCCTTTCTGTTCGCCGTGCAGGCCATGCTTCTGGTCATGGGCTTTTTCTTCTCCAGTTTCCCCATGGTGGTCATTGTGCTGCCGCTCTTCCTGCCCAGCGTCACGGCTCTGGGCATTGACCCCTCCCTGTACGGCGCGCTGGCCGTATTCTGCGCCATTATCGGCGAGGTGACGCCGCCCATGGGCCCGCAGCTCTGGATCGCCGCGCCCATCTGCAAGGAAAAGATCGGCAATATCATGCGCGAGGCCTGGGCCTTTCTCGGCGTGCAGGTGCTGGCCCTGATCCTGGTGACGCTGTTTCCGCAGATTTCGCTTTTTCTGGTGCACTTCGTCCGCTAG
- a CDS encoding TRAP transporter small permease has protein sequence MSQRRAHVGARLKRRWLEFWGLVFFAGICINFAEIICRTLFHFSIDLMYDLPVWLTIWAVMMVAGPILPDGDHVSVDMLRNALPRPARKVCDVISGLATVVFGVVISWSGFIFISQCLEFNMNIIRCVSVPRWLVESCVGLGMAMFTVFAVYRLWGVVRDKHAPEAAEPEE, from the coding sequence ATGTCGCAACGCCGCGCACATGTCGGAGCCAGGCTCAAGCGCCGCTGGCTCGAATTCTGGGGACTGGTTTTCTTTGCGGGCATCTGCATCAATTTCGCGGAAATCATCTGCCGCACGCTGTTCCATTTTTCCATTGATCTCATGTACGACCTGCCCGTCTGGCTGACCATCTGGGCCGTCATGATGGTGGCCGGTCCCATTCTGCCCGACGGCGACCATGTTTCGGTGGATATGCTCCGCAACGCCCTGCCGAGGCCCGCGCGCAAGGTCTGCGACGTCATCAGCGGCCTTGCCACTGTCGTTTTCGGCGTGGTCATCAGTTGGAGCGGCTTCATTTTCATCTCCCAATGCCTTGAATTCAATATGAACATTATCCGTTGCGTGTCCGTGCCGCGCTGGCTGGTGGAAAGCTGCGTGGGCCTGGGCATGGCCATGTTCACCGTGTTCGCCGTCTACCGGCTCTGGGGCGTGGTCCGCGACAAGCACGCGCCGGAAGCGGCGGAACCGGAGGAATAA
- a CDS encoding TRAP transporter substrate-binding protein — protein MKLLQTMACMLALCALTLCGSVLPAAAAAKEVKLLFPEPYSSASSYAEGQAVGVYYGALDFNMQNHPALRGKYKMRWVGDVVKSPADAINAVATGAGQFTYTLPQFIEQFDSDWRVITAPGVFKDMAHFLRAMNTPAWRAKQEKLAETKGFRILKWTNAIGHFWIWTKNGPADSLAAMKNQKIRYSGQQSYANAFKALGLVGVALPYTEVVSALQTNMIEGLTNDIFGYTYFDLPRQTKYMLPVPLGFCPQALVVNRQWWDALPENERKAMEFVIAATDVHQYFEDEEQRILKWWDENPDTVLVKMTPEARAEWEAALRQATDEFVKGVDPALMEAIRNTAG, from the coding sequence ATGAAGCTCTTGCAAACCATGGCCTGCATGCTGGCGCTGTGCGCCCTGACCCTGTGCGGATCCGTCCTTCCGGCCGCAGCCGCGGCCAAGGAGGTGAAGCTGCTTTTCCCCGAGCCTTACAGTTCCGCCTCCTCCTATGCCGAAGGGCAGGCTGTGGGCGTGTATTACGGCGCGCTTGACTTCAACATGCAGAATCACCCCGCCCTGCGGGGCAAATACAAGATGCGCTGGGTGGGCGACGTGGTGAAGTCGCCGGCCGACGCCATCAACGCCGTGGCCACGGGCGCGGGGCAGTTCACCTATACATTGCCCCAGTTCATCGAGCAGTTCGATTCGGACTGGCGGGTGATCACGGCTCCGGGCGTATTCAAGGATATGGCCCATTTTCTGCGGGCCATGAATACTCCGGCCTGGCGGGCCAAGCAGGAAAAACTGGCCGAGACCAAGGGCTTCAGGATTCTCAAGTGGACCAACGCCATCGGCCATTTCTGGATCTGGACCAAGAACGGCCCGGCGGACTCGCTGGCGGCCATGAAGAATCAGAAAATCCGCTATTCCGGCCAGCAGTCCTACGCCAACGCCTTCAAGGCCCTGGGGCTGGTGGGCGTGGCCCTGCCGTATACCGAGGTCGTTTCCGCACTGCAGACCAATATGATCGAAGGCCTGACCAACGATATCTTCGGCTATACCTATTTTGATCTGCCCCGCCAGACCAAGTACATGCTGCCCGTGCCCCTGGGCTTCTGCCCGCAGGCGCTGGTGGTGAACCGCCAATGGTGGGACGCCCTGCCCGAGAATGAGCGCAAGGCCATGGAATTCGTCATCGCCGCCACGGACGTGCACCAGTACTTTGAGGATGAGGAGCAACGCATTCTCAAGTGGTGGGATGAAAACCCGGATACCGTTCTGGTCAAGATGACCCCCGAGGCCCGCGCCGAATGGGAGGCCGCCCTGCGGCAGGCCACCGACGAATTCGTGAAGGGCGTGGACCCCGCCCTGATGGAGGCCATCAGGAATACCGCCGGATAA
- a CDS encoding nine-heme cytochrome c, which translates to MRNGTTLLLLAAMTLAGAACLTAWGAGSAAAASLEPTDSGAPSAMVIFPVGEKPNPKGAGMKPVVFNHLVHEKKVENCESCHHTGDPVACTTCHTVEGKAEGNFITLERAMHATDIAKRAKGNTPQSCVSCHEQQLKQRQCAGCHVLVKPARNAAWCAVCHTGAPSMTAQQMQQGIAGKLPEAQNEALAAETVLAEKPVDYLTPMQAPYKVVIDALAKQYEPSVFTHRRHVSSLMERIKDDKLAQAFHTKPETLCAACHHNSPLSATPPKCGSCHTTNIDPKNPTRPTLKAAYHLQCMGCHKAMKVGRPKNTDCTTCHKQRAPQRAD; encoded by the coding sequence ATGAGGAATGGCACAACACTGCTTCTGCTGGCGGCGATGACCCTGGCCGGCGCGGCGTGTCTGACGGCCTGGGGGGCGGGGTCTGCGGCCGCGGCTTCCCTGGAACCCACGGACAGCGGCGCGCCGTCGGCCATGGTTATCTTTCCTGTCGGCGAAAAGCCCAATCCCAAGGGCGCCGGCATGAAACCCGTGGTCTTCAACCACCTCGTCCATGAGAAAAAAGTCGAAAACTGCGAGTCCTGTCACCACACGGGCGATCCTGTGGCCTGTACCACCTGTCATACGGTGGAGGGCAAGGCCGAGGGCAACTTCATCACCCTTGAGCGGGCCATGCACGCCACCGATATCGCCAAGCGCGCCAAGGGCAACACGCCCCAGAGCTGTGTGAGCTGTCACGAGCAGCAGCTCAAGCAGCGCCAGTGCGCGGGCTGTCATGTGCTGGTCAAACCCGCGCGCAACGCCGCCTGGTGCGCCGTCTGCCACACGGGGGCGCCGTCCATGACCGCGCAGCAGATGCAGCAGGGCATCGCCGGAAAGCTGCCCGAAGCGCAGAACGAGGCTCTGGCCGCCGAAACCGTGCTGGCCGAAAAGCCCGTGGACTACCTCACTCCCATGCAGGCGCCCTACAAGGTGGTCATCGACGCCCTGGCCAAGCAGTACGAGCCCAGCGTCTTCACCCACCGTCGCCATGTGAGTTCGCTCATGGAACGCATCAAGGACGACAAGCTGGCCCAGGCTTTCCATACCAAGCCGGAGACGCTCTGCGCCGCCTGCCACCACAACAGCCCCCTGTCGGCCACGCCGCCCAAGTGCGGCAGCTGCCACACCACGAATATCGATCCCAAGAATCCGACCCGCCCGACGCTCAAGGCCGCCTATCATCTGCAGTGCATGGGTTGCCACAAGGCCATGAAGGTGGGCCGTCCGAAGAACACCGACTGCACCACATGCCATAAGCAACGCGCCCCGCAGCGCGCCGACTAG